One Cervus elaphus chromosome 27, mCerEla1.1, whole genome shotgun sequence genomic region harbors:
- the LOC122684995 gene encoding LOW QUALITY PROTEIN: GPI mannosyltransferase 2-like (The sequence of the model RefSeq protein was modified relative to this genomic sequence to represent the inferred CDS: substituted 1 base at 1 genomic stop codon) translates to MWPLDPSRKEVLGFAVSCRVLTLVLQALFNAIIPDHRAEAFSPPRLTPSGSVDQLVEGLLGGLSHWDAEHFLFVAEHGYLYEHNFAFFPGFPLVLLVGTELMRPLWGLLNLRSCLLISVALLNSLFSTLAALALYDLGCLVLHCPRQAFYGALLFCLSPANVFLTAGYSEALFALLTFSAMGQLERGQSWTSGLFFALATGVRSNGLVNIGFLIHSQCQDFFSSLMVQSALRQLLKLMGSVFLSVFTLGLPFALFQYYAYTQFCLPGSAHPIPQPLLQLAIDQGYXTAEGNKPPWCSWELPLIYSYIQDVYWNVGFLRYYELKQVPNFLLASPMAILVAWATWTYVTTHPWLFLTLGMQRSKNKKALEKPEPGFLSPRVFVYLVHAAVLLLFGSLCMHVQVLTRFLCSSSPIVYWFSAHLLLDQEPLLRSLEAVPGKSPTGDPPPGQKVPRNSIMGLLYNWKTCSLVTRCILGYFVTYWLLGLLLHCNWLPWT, encoded by the coding sequence ATGTGGCCCCTGGACCCATCCCGGAAAGAGGTCCTGGGGTTTGCAGTCAGCTGCCGTGTCCTGACTCTGGTGCTGCAGGCTCTCTTCAATGCCATCATCCCAGACCATCGTGCAGAAGCCTTCTCTCCTCCTCGGCTCACCCCCTCTGGCTCTGTGGACCAACTTGTGGAAGGTCTTCTGGGTGGCCTATCTCACTGGGATGCTGAACACTTCCTGTTCGTTGCCGAGCACGGCTACCTGTATGAGCACAACTTTGCCTTCTTCCCTGGTTTCCCCCTGGTCCTGTTGGTGGGGACTGAATTGATGAGACCCCTGTGGGGGTTACTGAACCTACGGAGTTGCCTGCTCATCTCAGTAGCGCTGCTCAATTCCTTGTTTTCCACGCTGGCTGCACTTGCACTTTACGACCTGGGCTGTTTGGTTTTGCACTGTCCCCGCCAGGCCTTTTATGGAGCACTGCTCTTCTGCCTCAGCCCCGCCAATGTCTTCCTGACTGCTGGTTACTCAGAAGCCTTATTTGCTCTCCTGACATTCAGCGCCATGGGGCAGCTGGAAAGGGGCCAAAGCTGGACTAGTGGACTCTTTTTTGCCCTTGCCACTGGTGTACGATCCAATGGGCTAGTCAACATTGGCTTCCTCATACATTCTCAGTGCCAAGACTTTTTCTCATCTCTCATGGTGCAAAGTGCTCTCAGACAGCTCTTGAAGCTGATGGGTTCTGTGTTCCTGTCAGTGTTCACACTCGGCCTTCCCTTTGCCCTCTTTCAGTATTACGCCTATACCCAGTTCTGTCTGCCAGGCTCAGCCCACCCCATTCCTCAGCCCTTGCTGCAATTAGCTATAGACCAGGGCTACTAAACTGCAGAGGGAAACAAGCCGCCTTGGTGCTCCTGGGAACTTCCCCTAATATACAGCTACATCCAGGATGTCTATTGGAATGTTGGCTTTCTGAGATACTATGAACTCAAGCAGGTGCCCAATTTTCTACTGGCTTCACCAATGGCTATATTGGTTGCCTGGGCAACTTGGACATACGTGACCACCCACCCTTGGCTCTTCCTTACACTTGGGATGCAAAGGAGCAAGAACAAAAAGGCCCTAGAGAAGCCTGAACCTGGATTCCTCAGTCCTCGGGTGTTTGTGTACCTGGTCCACGCTGCAGTGCTGCTGCTGTTTGGCAGTCTATGCATGCATGTTCAGGTTCTCACCaggtttttatgctcctccagtCCTATTGTGTACTGGTTCTCGGCTCACTTGCTTCTGGATCAAGAACCGCTGCTGAGATCCCTAGAGGCTGTGCCTGGGAAGTCTCCTACAGGGGACCCCCCACCAGGACAAAAGGTCCCCAGAAACTCTATCATGGGACTCTTGTACAACTGGAAAACTTGTTCTCTGGTCACACGATGCATTCTAGGCTACTTCGtgacttactggctcttgggacTACTCCTCCATTGCAACTGGCTGCCTTGGACATAA